The following coding sequences are from one Sphingomonadaceae bacterium OTU29LAMAA1 window:
- a CDS encoding aspartate/glutamate racemase family protein, translating to MRMIGLIGGMSWESSAEYYRIINQEARKRLGSTASARCLLWSFDFAEIEALQHAGEWSILAERLADAAQRLEAAGADLLVICTNTMHRMADEVQREISIPLLHIADPTAERLVESGFRKVGLLGTAFTMEQDFYKGRLRERYGLDVVIPNAEDRATVHRIIYEELVAGRIESSSRDAYRAVIARLVDDGAQAVILGCTEIMLLIGSEDSPVPVFDTTALHAAAALDYALADIHRASTEATDR from the coding sequence ATGCGTATGATCGGTCTGATCGGCGGAATGAGCTGGGAAAGCTCGGCGGAGTACTATCGCATCATCAACCAGGAGGCGCGCAAACGTCTGGGGTCGACTGCCTCGGCGCGTTGTCTGCTTTGGTCGTTCGACTTTGCCGAAATCGAGGCACTGCAGCATGCGGGCGAGTGGAGTATCTTGGCTGAACGACTTGCAGATGCGGCGCAGCGGCTGGAGGCGGCCGGAGCTGACCTGCTGGTGATCTGCACCAACACCATGCACCGAATGGCGGACGAGGTGCAGCGCGAAATCAGTATACCGCTGCTCCACATCGCCGATCCCACGGCGGAACGACTCGTCGAAAGCGGGTTTCGCAAAGTGGGCCTGCTCGGGACGGCGTTCACGATGGAGCAGGACTTCTACAAGGGCCGGCTGCGCGAACGATACGGTCTCGATGTCGTGATCCCGAACGCTGAGGACCGGGCGACCGTTCATCGGATCATCTATGAAGAGTTGGTCGCAGGACGTATCGAATCCTCCTCGCGTGACGCCTATCGGGCGGTGATCGCTCGCCTGGTCGACGACGGAGCCCAGGCGGTGATCCTCGGCTGTACCGAGATCATGCTGCTGATCGGTTCGGAGGACAGCCCGGTGCCGGTCTTTGACACGACCGCGCTGCACGCGGCCGCGGCGCTCGACTACGCACTGGCCGACATCCATCGGGCATCGACAGAGGCAACAGACCGATGA
- a CDS encoding alpha/beta hydrolase yields the protein MTEFQHRHRAATDAVRATLMLGAAWLLLGAAEPAASIVVTLPAASAAKASDRLLIFAEPATAENEHTESVDLGRNAKSVSVTGVDVRDVGTKRSVAVDTSALGYPESFAALPAGTYRVQAVFDRNGDYNYSGRGAGDLVSKVVTITFPLATPPIIPLDHVVPPQPDQFDTAGLPPVAAEQIAASRPHLHEERIASPSLTRFKGKAQAIRAWVLTPPGYDPQARVTYPTIYTAGGFGATHRSDGQQLSKQWHLMETGALPPMIWVALDFSSPSGTSEFADSANNGPWGEALVGEVIPALEARYRMDARPSGRFLTGHSSGGWFALWTIVRHPELFGGSWATSPDPVDFHDFLGVDLYAPASNLYRSVNGTPRPLERDHGKVIGTIEEAARLERVLGHDGGQLRSFEWTFSPRGRDGKPTVLFDRNTGAIDPAVAAYWRDRYDIAHRIEAEWPRLARALDGKVHVVVGAEDSYYLDGPVHRLDAAFRKVGGKAEFRYVPGATHAVSMVYAKDGDRNALWKDMTSKMYAVARPGAKVAINSASAPVK from the coding sequence ATGACTGAATTCCAACATCGCCATCGAGCCGCGACCGACGCGGTGCGTGCCACCCTTATGCTTGGCGCAGCCTGGCTTCTGCTCGGCGCTGCCGAGCCGGCAGCCAGCATCGTCGTCACCTTACCGGCCGCATCCGCAGCAAAGGCGAGCGACCGGTTGCTGATCTTCGCGGAGCCCGCGACGGCCGAGAACGAGCATACGGAATCCGTCGATCTGGGGCGTAACGCCAAGTCGGTGTCGGTCACCGGGGTGGATGTGCGGGATGTCGGCACCAAGCGTTCGGTCGCCGTCGACACCAGCGCCCTCGGCTACCCCGAGAGCTTCGCGGCCCTTCCGGCGGGCACCTATCGCGTTCAGGCGGTGTTCGATCGCAACGGTGACTACAACTATTCCGGTCGCGGAGCGGGCGATCTTGTTTCCAAGGTGGTCACCATCACTTTCCCGCTCGCTACACCGCCCATCATCCCGCTCGATCACGTTGTGCCGCCTCAGCCGGATCAGTTCGACACCGCCGGGCTTCCGCCGGTAGCGGCGGAGCAGATTGCAGCGTCGCGCCCACATCTGCACGAGGAGCGCATCGCCTCGCCATCGCTGACACGTTTCAAAGGAAAGGCGCAGGCCATACGCGCCTGGGTGCTGACGCCGCCAGGCTACGATCCGCAGGCGCGGGTGACCTATCCGACAATATACACCGCCGGTGGCTTCGGCGCGACGCACCGGTCGGACGGGCAGCAGTTGTCCAAGCAGTGGCATCTGATGGAAACCGGCGCGCTCCCGCCGATGATCTGGGTCGCGCTCGACTTCTCCTCGCCGAGCGGGACGAGCGAGTTCGCGGACAGCGCGAACAACGGGCCGTGGGGCGAGGCGCTGGTCGGCGAGGTGATACCCGCGCTGGAGGCTAGGTACCGCATGGATGCCCGGCCGTCCGGACGCTTCCTCACGGGACACAGCTCTGGCGGATGGTTCGCACTTTGGACGATCGTTCGTCATCCGGAGCTGTTCGGTGGCAGTTGGGCGACGTCGCCCGATCCGGTCGACTTCCACGACTTCCTCGGTGTCGATCTCTACGCCCCAGCTTCGAATCTGTATCGATCCGTCAACGGCACGCCGCGTCCGCTAGAGCGCGATCACGGCAAGGTCATCGGCACGATCGAGGAGGCTGCAAGGCTCGAGCGTGTGCTCGGTCATGACGGAGGGCAGCTCCGTTCCTTCGAGTGGACCTTCTCGCCACGCGGTCGCGACGGCAAGCCGACGGTGTTGTTCGACCGGAATACGGGAGCGATCGATCCCGCGGTCGCTGCCTATTGGCGCGATCGATATGACATCGCGCACCGGATCGAGGCGGAGTGGCCGCGACTGGCGCGAGCTCTCGACGGCAAGGTACACGTGGTCGTCGGCGCCGAGGACTCCTACTATCTGGATGGTCCGGTGCACCGGCTCGATGCGGCGTTCCGCAAGGTCGGCGGCAAGGCCGAGTTCCGTTACGTGCCCGGCGCGACCCACGCCGTCTCCATGGTCTATGCCAAGGACGGTGATCGCAATGCACTGTGGAAGGACATGACGAGCAAAATGTATGCCGTGGCGCGGCCTGGAGCGAAGGTCGCGATCAACTCCGCATCGGCTCCCGTCAAATGA
- a CDS encoding RidA family protein → MTDRISIIPPSMQNIVDRAGYVPAVQAAGFVFCAGQVGRDSNLSVITDPEQQFHACWDNVDLVLAAAGCTFDDVVEMTTFHVDLAQNIDLFRKVKDLRFPRGRCAWTCIGVSDLAVDGLLVEIKCIAMNPVSG, encoded by the coding sequence ATGACCGATCGGATCAGCATCATCCCGCCATCGATGCAGAACATCGTAGACCGCGCCGGCTACGTTCCAGCCGTACAAGCGGCCGGCTTCGTCTTCTGTGCCGGACAGGTAGGTCGAGATAGCAACCTGTCCGTCATCACGGACCCGGAGCAGCAATTTCACGCGTGCTGGGATAACGTGGATCTCGTATTGGCGGCGGCCGGCTGTACGTTCGACGACGTGGTCGAAATGACAACATTCCACGTCGACCTAGCGCAGAACATCGATCTTTTCCGAAAGGTCAAAGACCTTCGCTTTCCTCGCGGAAGGTGCGCTTGGACATGCATTGGGGTTTCCGACCTCGCCGTGGACGGGCTTCTTGTCGAAATCAAGTGTATTGCGATGAATCCCGTATCTGGATAG
- a CDS encoding VOC family protein: MTTPAIRGVNHIGIVVPDIEAAKSFLVEAFGGQVIYQSFGPQDAPRQGAEFERAVGAFPGTVVRGQAMVKIGTGPDIELFEMHGPEQAQPVRASDFGITHFGIYTDDIDASVKRFEKAGGTPLTAPREIPYATEKGEGNKVCYCRMPWGTTIEFFTTPTRMAYHDQTALRRWQDED, translated from the coding sequence ATGACCACACCCGCAATCCGCGGCGTCAACCACATCGGCATCGTGGTGCCGGACATCGAAGCGGCGAAATCGTTTCTCGTTGAGGCGTTCGGCGGCCAGGTCATCTACCAGTCGTTCGGCCCGCAGGATGCCCCGCGACAGGGGGCCGAGTTCGAGCGGGCCGTTGGCGCTTTCCCCGGAACTGTGGTCCGCGGCCAGGCCATGGTCAAGATCGGCACCGGTCCGGACATCGAGCTGTTCGAGATGCATGGCCCCGAACAGGCGCAGCCAGTCCGGGCGAGCGACTTCGGCATCACGCACTTCGGAATCTACACCGACGACATCGACGCATCGGTGAAGCGCTTCGAGAAGGCGGGCGGAACCCCGCTTACGGCGCCGCGGGAAATCCCCTACGCGACCGAGAAGGGCGAGGGAAACAAGGTCTGCTACTGCCGTATGCCGTGGGGTACGACGATTGAGTTCTTCACGACGCCGACGCGCATGGCCTACCACGATCAGACTGCGCTGCGCAGGTGGCAGGATGAAGACTAA
- a CDS encoding alpha/beta hydrolase, giving the protein MIAALNGFTQQLVPVNGIRINAVSGGSGPPILLLHGWPETWWEWHGVMPLLAEQFSVVAIDLRGAGFSDCPQGGYDKATMARDAHEVMRALGHERYAVCGHDIGGMVALPQAALFREAVTHLAVLDVPLPGWSEWEATTARLWHFGFHMNRDLPERLIHGREYDYISTFMAERFHDHSSFDPANIEIYARAMSLPGRTRGGMEWYRTLRDDHAAALTYKKQPLAIPVLGLGGDQRFGAQMVPMLQEFAANVTGGSLPLCSHYVADERPDEVAAALIDFVKSH; this is encoded by the coding sequence ATGATCGCAGCATTGAACGGTTTTACCCAGCAGCTGGTGCCGGTGAACGGCATCAGGATCAACGCCGTCTCGGGGGGGTCGGGGCCGCCGATCCTCCTGCTTCACGGCTGGCCGGAAACCTGGTGGGAATGGCACGGCGTCATGCCGCTGCTGGCAGAGCAGTTCAGCGTCGTCGCGATCGACCTGCGCGGCGCCGGCTTCTCCGACTGTCCGCAGGGCGGCTACGACAAGGCGACAATGGCACGCGACGCGCACGAGGTCATGCGTGCGCTCGGGCATGAGCGTTATGCAGTGTGCGGCCACGACATCGGCGGAATGGTCGCCCTGCCGCAAGCCGCCCTTTTCCGGGAGGCTGTAACCCACCTCGCGGTCCTCGACGTTCCGCTGCCCGGTTGGAGTGAATGGGAGGCGACGACCGCTAGGCTCTGGCACTTCGGCTTCCACATGAACCGCGACCTGCCCGAGCGCCTGATCCACGGTCGGGAATACGACTACATCTCGACCTTCATGGCAGAGCGCTTCCACGATCACAGTTCCTTCGATCCGGCAAACATCGAGATCTACGCCAGGGCGATGTCGCTGCCCGGCCGCACGCGCGGCGGCATGGAATGGTATCGCACCCTCAGGGACGACCATGCGGCCGCTTTGACATACAAGAAGCAGCCGCTGGCAATCCCGGTCCTCGGTCTGGGCGGAGATCAGCGGTTCGGGGCGCAAATGGTGCCAATGCTGCAGGAGTTCGCCGCAAACGTGACCGGCGGATCGCTCCCGCTCTGCAGTCATTACGTCGCGGACGAACGCCCAGATGAAGTCGCCGCAGCGCTGATCGACTTCGTAAAATCACACTGA
- a CDS encoding oxidoreductase — MRTWLITGCSSGFGQRLALAAAQRGDQVVATARNVADIEALAAPFGGRMITVPLDVTDTSTARAAVASAEEAFGGLDVLVNNAGYGLFGAIEEGAPGEYRPMFEVNVFGLIETTRAALPILRRNGGVIVNMSSGAGIAGGAGGGYYNAAKFAVEGLSEALAGELAPFGIRVVIVEPGPFRTDFLGRSIIMAANEMPEYAPTSRKPYRERSDGKQAGDPDKAVAVILRAVDDENSPLHLPLGPVAHDIAERKLAAFRHDIDAWRAVSIATDFNPS; from the coding sequence ATGAGGACCTGGCTGATCACGGGGTGTTCGAGCGGCTTCGGCCAGCGTCTTGCACTAGCTGCAGCGCAGCGCGGCGATCAGGTCGTCGCGACCGCACGGAACGTCGCCGACATAGAGGCGCTGGCTGCCCCTTTCGGCGGTCGCATGATCACTGTGCCACTCGACGTGACGGACACGTCAACCGCTAGGGCGGCGGTGGCGAGCGCCGAAGAGGCGTTTGGCGGGCTGGACGTGCTAGTCAACAATGCGGGCTACGGGCTGTTCGGTGCGATCGAGGAGGGGGCGCCCGGGGAATACCGTCCGATGTTCGAGGTCAACGTATTCGGCCTAATCGAAACGACCAGAGCCGCGCTGCCGATCCTGCGCAGGAATGGCGGCGTCATCGTCAACATGTCGTCAGGCGCCGGCATCGCGGGTGGAGCGGGTGGCGGATACTACAACGCAGCAAAATTCGCAGTCGAAGGCCTTTCAGAGGCGCTCGCGGGCGAGCTGGCGCCGTTCGGCATCCGCGTGGTGATCGTCGAGCCGGGCCCGTTCCGCACCGACTTCCTTGGCCGTTCGATCATCATGGCTGCGAACGAGATGCCCGAATACGCCCCCACCTCGCGCAAGCCCTACCGTGAACGTTCGGACGGCAAGCAGGCCGGCGACCCCGACAAGGCAGTCGCCGTGATCCTGCGCGCGGTGGACGACGAGAACAGCCCGCTCCACCTTCCGCTCGGCCCGGTCGCGCACGACATCGCGGAGCGCAAATTGGCCGCCTTCCGCCACGACATCGACGCTTGGCGCGCCGTCTCGATCGCGACGGACTTCAACCCGTCATGA
- a CDS encoding NAD(P)-dependent oxidoreductase, with protein sequence MEVGLIGLGSMGTAMALNLVKVGHQVRAWNRSELASDAVPGATLVALAADAFQADVVLTMLSDDAAIREVILDGGLLASARPGLVHVVASTISVAFGRELATLHEEAGLGYVSAPVLGRPTVAASGQLNILAAGKSHAVETVEPILAQLAEKVWKLGDDPARANVAKLACNMMIGMAIEALAEGVELTEGVGLDRADFFELILATLFAGRAYESYSAQITEQSFEPGFKARLALKDMRLATEAGKDLGRPLPLLDTVRERLDRAVSLGLGDKDWSIMADATVRATDSTAAAHNQTEKTS encoded by the coding sequence ATGGAGGTAGGCCTCATCGGTCTCGGAAGCATGGGCACCGCCATGGCCCTGAACCTCGTGAAGGTCGGCCATCAGGTCCGGGCCTGGAACCGCAGCGAACTCGCAAGCGACGCCGTTCCCGGCGCAACGCTCGTCGCTTTGGCCGCAGACGCGTTCCAGGCGGACGTGGTCTTGACCATGCTGTCCGACGATGCCGCGATCCGCGAGGTCATCCTCGACGGCGGCCTTCTTGCCAGCGCGCGACCCGGGCTGGTCCACGTCGTCGCGTCGACGATTTCGGTGGCGTTCGGACGCGAACTCGCGACGCTGCACGAGGAAGCAGGCCTAGGCTATGTCTCCGCCCCGGTTCTCGGTCGCCCAACCGTCGCCGCGAGCGGCCAGCTCAACATCCTCGCGGCCGGCAAGTCGCATGCCGTCGAGACCGTGGAACCGATCCTGGCGCAGCTGGCCGAGAAGGTCTGGAAGTTGGGAGACGATCCCGCCCGGGCGAACGTGGCCAAGCTCGCGTGCAACATGATGATCGGCATGGCGATCGAGGCGCTGGCCGAGGGGGTCGAGCTGACCGAAGGCGTTGGGCTCGACCGCGCCGACTTCTTCGAGCTCATCCTCGCCACGCTGTTCGCCGGTCGCGCCTACGAGAGCTACAGCGCGCAGATCACCGAGCAGTCCTTCGAGCCGGGCTTCAAAGCCAGGCTCGCGCTCAAGGACATGCGCCTCGCGACCGAGGCGGGCAAAGATCTCGGTCGTCCCCTGCCTCTGCTCGATACCGTGCGCGAACGCTTGGATCGGGCCGTGTCGCTGGGGCTCGGCGACAAGGACTGGTCGATTATGGCCGATGCCACCGTCCGCGCAACCGACAGCACCGCGGCGGCACACAATCAAACGGAGAAGACATCATGA
- a CDS encoding LysR family transcriptional regulator — MLFSFVGAELCDMEWSDVRIFLAIARTGTLGGAARALGSSHPTVGRRLRAFEQAIGHTLFQRTADGFVLTEEGDGIVALAEQMEEGALTMQRRLDGREQTLKGSLRIASADWFGAYFLPPIIADYTKTYPEVDVEVLTGTRLFNLAQREADVAFRIVPFDTADLVQRRLFRLDYGVYVADGAPEPRFGDGAGFRLITHDTSTGQFPDIAWLIESFPNARLILRSNNRNVQGRMCREGVGIAVLPQVVGSRIPGIRKLDLPDEPPSREIWMGYHRDLRRLQRLRAFISTVSDHLAQGVVAP; from the coding sequence TTGCTGTTCAGTTTTGTGGGTGCTGAGTTGTGCGATATGGAATGGAGTGACGTCAGGATCTTTCTCGCCATCGCCCGGACGGGCACGCTCGGTGGCGCGGCGCGTGCGCTCGGGAGCAGCCATCCCACTGTCGGACGCAGGCTCCGTGCGTTCGAGCAGGCGATCGGTCACACGCTTTTCCAGCGGACCGCGGATGGCTTTGTACTGACGGAGGAAGGTGACGGGATCGTCGCGCTGGCCGAGCAGATGGAGGAGGGCGCACTTACCATGCAGCGCCGCCTTGATGGTCGAGAGCAGACTCTCAAAGGCAGCTTGCGGATCGCCTCGGCCGACTGGTTCGGCGCCTATTTCCTGCCGCCGATCATCGCCGACTATACCAAGACCTATCCGGAGGTCGACGTCGAGGTTCTGACCGGGACCCGGCTGTTCAATCTCGCTCAGCGCGAGGCCGACGTGGCCTTCAGGATCGTGCCGTTCGACACCGCTGATCTCGTGCAGCGCCGGTTGTTTCGGCTCGATTACGGCGTCTACGTCGCCGATGGAGCGCCGGAGCCGCGGTTTGGCGATGGAGCGGGATTTCGGCTGATCACGCACGATACCTCGACGGGCCAGTTCCCCGATATAGCCTGGCTGATCGAAAGCTTTCCAAATGCACGGCTCATCCTACGATCCAACAACCGCAACGTGCAGGGTAGGATGTGCCGCGAGGGTGTCGGCATCGCGGTGCTTCCTCAGGTTGTGGGCAGCCGGATTCCCGGCATCCGCAAGCTCGATCTCCCGGATGAACCGCCGTCGCGCGAGATCTGGATGGGATATCACCGCGACCTGCGGCGCCTCCAGCGCCTGCGGGCGTTCATTTCCACCGTGTCAGATCATCTCGCGCAAGGTGTCGTAGCGCCGTGA
- a CDS encoding SDR family oxidoreductase: MAVKRHGRPEEVAAMVAWLASPETAFVSGAMHTIDGAMGA, translated from the coding sequence ATGGCGGTGAAGCGTCATGGTCGCCCCGAGGAGGTTGCCGCGATGGTGGCTTGGCTCGCCAGTCCTGAAACGGCGTTCGTCAGCGGGGCCATGCACACGATCGACGGTGCGATGGGGGCCTGA
- a CDS encoding TetR/AcrR family transcriptional regulator: MARTGRPRGFDRDEAVTQAMHLFWEHGFEGVSLEQLRRSMGGISSASFYAAFGSKEALYRTALDNYLATHGTVMLALRDQSLTPRQRIEQALRRSAEMQTDPTHPTGCMVALSSIICSEGGASVQALTSAEREANRKAILACVDTAIADGTLRRETNSAGLATLFEGLLVGLSIQARDGVSTKDLDAGVTQALSAWDANILRA, translated from the coding sequence ATGGCCCGTACCGGACGCCCGCGCGGCTTTGATCGTGACGAAGCGGTTACCCAGGCAATGCACCTGTTTTGGGAGCATGGCTTCGAAGGCGTGTCGCTGGAGCAGCTTCGCCGGTCGATGGGCGGTATCTCGTCGGCGAGCTTCTATGCCGCGTTCGGCTCCAAGGAGGCTTTGTATCGCACTGCACTAGACAATTATCTCGCCACACATGGCACGGTCATGTTGGCATTACGCGATCAAAGCCTGACCCCACGTCAGCGGATCGAGCAAGCGTTGCGCCGCTCGGCGGAGATGCAGACCGATCCTACGCATCCGACCGGCTGCATGGTCGCGCTTTCGAGTATCATCTGCTCCGAAGGTGGAGCGTCGGTTCAGGCACTGACGAGCGCCGAGCGAGAGGCGAACCGCAAGGCGATCCTAGCCTGTGTCGATACTGCGATTGCGGATGGTACGCTGCGTCGTGAGACAAACTCGGCCGGATTGGCCACCTTGTTCGAAGGGCTTTTGGTCGGTTTGTCCATTCAGGCCCGAGATGGCGTTTCGACCAAAGACCTCGATGCCGGTGTCACACAGGCTCTGAGCGCTTGGGATGCGAACATTCTGCGAGCTTAA